One stretch of Nocardioides perillae DNA includes these proteins:
- the hppD gene encoding 4-hydroxyphenylpyruvate dioxygenase, producing MTTTHESPEQATSTRALTVDELRADLTLEQLQQLVGLVEHDASQDPFPVTAMDAVGFVVGNATQTATFYQLAFGMELEAYRGPETGTRDSKSFVLRSGSARFVFTGGVTPDSPLLDHHRRHGDGVVDLALEVPDVDRCVEHARSKGATVLVEPHDVSDEHGTVRTAAIATYGETRHTLVDRSRYDGPYLPGYVARRSTLTRPDGHPRRLFQAVDHCVGNVELGRMDEWVRFYNEVMGFTNMAEFIGDDIATDYSALMSKVVASGNHRVKFPLNEPAIAKKKSQIDEYLEFYDGAGCQHIALATGDILRSVDVMRSHGVEFLDTPDSYYDDPTLRARIGEVRVPIEALKERGILVDRDEDGYLLQIFTKPVGDRPTVFYELIERHGSLGFGKGNFKALFEAIEREQERRGNL from the coding sequence ATGACGACCACGCACGAGAGCCCCGAGCAGGCCACGTCGACCCGCGCCCTCACCGTCGACGAGCTGCGCGCCGACCTCACCCTCGAGCAGCTCCAGCAGCTCGTGGGTCTGGTCGAGCACGACGCCAGCCAGGACCCCTTCCCGGTCACCGCGATGGACGCGGTCGGCTTCGTGGTCGGCAACGCCACCCAGACCGCGACGTTCTACCAGCTGGCCTTCGGCATGGAGCTCGAGGCCTACCGCGGACCCGAGACCGGCACGCGCGACTCGAAGTCCTTCGTGCTGCGCTCGGGCTCGGCGCGCTTCGTCTTCACCGGCGGTGTCACCCCGGACAGCCCGTTGCTCGACCACCACCGTCGTCACGGCGACGGTGTCGTCGACCTCGCGCTGGAGGTGCCCGACGTCGACCGGTGCGTCGAGCACGCCCGCAGCAAGGGTGCGACCGTGCTGGTGGAGCCGCACGACGTCTCCGACGAGCACGGCACTGTGCGCACGGCGGCGATCGCGACCTACGGCGAGACCCGCCACACCCTCGTCGACCGCAGCCGGTACGACGGCCCCTACCTGCCGGGCTACGTCGCGCGGCGCAGCACGCTCACCCGCCCCGACGGCCACCCGCGGAGGCTCTTCCAGGCCGTCGACCACTGCGTCGGCAACGTCGAGCTCGGCCGGATGGACGAGTGGGTGCGCTTCTACAACGAGGTCATGGGCTTCACGAACATGGCGGAGTTCATCGGCGACGACATCGCCACCGACTACTCCGCGCTGATGTCGAAGGTGGTCGCCAGCGGCAACCACCGCGTGAAGTTCCCCCTCAACGAGCCGGCGATCGCGAAGAAGAAGTCGCAGATCGACGAGTACCTCGAGTTCTACGACGGCGCCGGTTGCCAGCACATCGCGCTGGCCACCGGTGACATCCTGCGCTCGGTCGACGTCATGCGCAGCCACGGCGTGGAGTTCCTCGACACCCCCGACTCCTACTACGACGACCCGACGCTGCGCGCGCGGATCGGCGAGGTGCGGGTGCCGATCGAGGCGCTGAAGGAGCGCGGCATCCTCGTCGACCGCGACGAGGACGGCTACCTGCTGCAGATCTTCACCAAGCCGGTCGGCGACCGGCCGACCGTGTTCTACGAGCTCATCGAGCGCCACGGCTCGCTCGGCTTCGGCAAGGGCAACTTCAAGGCGCTCTTCGAGGCCATCGAGCGCGAGCAGGAGCGCCGCGGCAACCTGTGA
- a CDS encoding Lrp/AsnC ligand binding domain-containing protein encodes MDELDRTLIELFAAEPRVGVLEASRRLGVARGTVSARLDKLVASGVVTGWGPELDPAALGHPVTAFLTLEIRQTAEGEAAHDAVGRHLAAIPEVLEAHTTTGAGDVWVRVVARSNTDLQRVIDRVLDDARVVRCSTVIALAEQVPYRVLPLARAVAGPDSAEGVRRRR; translated from the coding sequence GTGGACGAGCTGGACCGCACCTTGATCGAGCTCTTCGCCGCCGAGCCCCGGGTGGGGGTTCTCGAGGCCTCGCGCCGCCTCGGCGTCGCGCGCGGCACGGTCTCGGCCCGGCTCGACAAGCTCGTGGCCAGCGGGGTCGTGACCGGCTGGGGCCCCGAGCTCGACCCGGCCGCGCTGGGCCACCCGGTCACCGCCTTCCTGACGCTGGAGATCCGCCAGACCGCGGAGGGCGAGGCCGCGCACGACGCGGTGGGCCGCCACCTCGCCGCGATCCCCGAGGTGCTCGAGGCGCACACCACCACCGGAGCCGGCGACGTCTGGGTGCGCGTGGTCGCGCGCTCCAACACCGACCTGCAGCGGGTGATCGACCGGGTCCTCGACGATGCGCGGGTCGTGCGCTGCTCGACGGTCATCGCGCTGGCCGAGCAGGTGCCCTACCGCGTGCTGCCACTCGCCCGCGCGGTCGCGGGTCCCGACTCGGCCGAGGGGGTCAGGCGCCGCCGCTGA
- a CDS encoding IclR family transcriptional regulator, with translation MVAETSQTLDRGLRALQVLGETTGGLTVTELAAALGVNRTVTYRLVATLECHALVRRDPRGRLHVGLGALRLAASVHPALREVGVPVLRDLAEAVGCTAHLTIAEGEEALALAVVEPTWTDFHVSYRVGARHPLRQGAAGRAVLAGREPEGPPWVATYGELQPGARGVAAAVRGVDGLEASVGIVTLGELEVDRVGPQVAAAAAQVARLLSGGA, from the coding sequence ATGGTGGCGGAGACCTCCCAGACCCTCGACCGCGGCCTGCGCGCGCTGCAGGTCCTGGGCGAGACCACGGGGGGCCTGACCGTCACCGAGCTCGCGGCGGCGCTGGGGGTCAACCGCACCGTCACCTACCGCCTCGTCGCCACCCTCGAGTGCCACGCGCTGGTGCGCCGCGACCCGCGCGGCCGCCTCCACGTCGGGCTCGGCGCCCTGCGCCTGGCCGCCTCGGTGCACCCGGCGCTGCGCGAGGTCGGCGTGCCGGTCCTCCGCGACCTCGCCGAGGCCGTGGGCTGCACGGCCCACCTGACGATCGCGGAGGGCGAGGAGGCGCTCGCGCTCGCGGTGGTCGAGCCGACCTGGACCGACTTCCACGTCTCCTACCGCGTGGGCGCGCGCCACCCGCTGCGCCAGGGCGCGGCCGGGCGGGCGGTGCTCGCCGGGCGCGAGCCGGAGGGCCCGCCGTGGGTCGCGACGTACGGCGAGCTGCAGCCGGGCGCGCGCGGCGTCGCGGCCGCGGTGCGCGGCGTCGACGGCCTCGAGGCCAGCGTCGGCATCGTCACCCTCGGTGAGCTCGAGGTCGACCGCGTGGGCCCGCAGGTCGCGGCCGCGGCCGCCCAGGTGGCGCGGCTGCTCAGCGGCGGCGCCTGA
- a CDS encoding DEAD/DEAH box helicase has product MTKYFTEQPRDFLAVATPGAGKTTFALSVAAELLGRRVVDRVTVVAPTEHLKVQWAEAAARAGIPIDPTYAAGKGRTSGDYVGIAVTYAGVAVNPLAMRIRTERTKTLVILDEVHHAGDALSWGEGVREAFDPATRRLALTGTPFRSDVNPIPFVTYAPGDDGVPRSVADFTYGYAHALADHVVRPVLFLAYSGEMQWRTRAGDEVAARLGEPLTKDMTAHALRTALDPQGSWMPSVLEAADRRLTEVRRHVPDAGGLVIATDQDSARAYAKLLRAISGEAPVVVLSDEKAASKKIAAFATSEDRWMVAVRMVSEGVDVPRLAVGVYATTTGTPLFFAQAVGRFVRARKRGETASVFLPSVPSLLGFASEMEVERDHVLGRKVTDEDDLFAAEQDLLDRANASEAASAELEQSYEALGSQATFDRVLYDGGEFGHAGEVHVGSDEEMDFLGIPGLLEPDQVRELLHSRQSERAEQQKQAARDAARAAAARGREADTVAEVSTHEQLAVLRRELNGLVAAWHHRTGQPHGVTHAALRKECGGPAAAVATAEQLHARIDRIREWALRKTS; this is encoded by the coding sequence ATGACGAAGTACTTCACCGAGCAGCCGCGCGACTTCCTCGCGGTCGCGACGCCGGGCGCGGGCAAGACCACCTTCGCCCTCAGCGTCGCCGCCGAGCTGCTCGGTCGCCGGGTCGTCGACCGCGTCACCGTCGTAGCGCCGACCGAGCACCTCAAGGTGCAGTGGGCCGAGGCCGCCGCGCGGGCGGGCATCCCGATCGACCCGACGTACGCCGCGGGCAAGGGCCGCACGTCGGGTGACTACGTCGGCATCGCGGTCACCTACGCCGGTGTCGCGGTCAACCCGCTGGCCATGCGCATCCGCACCGAGCGCACCAAGACGCTGGTGATCCTCGACGAGGTGCACCACGCCGGCGACGCGCTGTCGTGGGGCGAGGGGGTGCGCGAGGCCTTCGACCCCGCGACGCGCCGCCTGGCGCTCACGGGCACGCCCTTCCGCTCCGACGTCAACCCGATCCCCTTCGTCACCTACGCCCCCGGCGACGACGGGGTGCCGCGCTCGGTCGCCGACTTCACCTACGGCTACGCCCACGCGCTCGCCGACCACGTGGTGCGCCCGGTGCTCTTCCTCGCCTACAGCGGCGAGATGCAGTGGCGCACGCGTGCGGGCGACGAGGTGGCCGCCCGCCTGGGCGAGCCGCTGACCAAGGACATGACCGCCCACGCGCTGCGCACGGCGCTCGACCCCCAGGGCTCCTGGATGCCGTCGGTGCTCGAGGCCGCCGACCGGCGGCTCACGGAGGTGCGGCGTCACGTGCCCGACGCCGGCGGCCTGGTGATCGCCACCGACCAGGACTCCGCGCGTGCCTACGCCAAGCTGCTGCGGGCCATCTCCGGCGAGGCGCCCGTGGTCGTGCTCTCCGACGAGAAGGCGGCGTCGAAGAAGATCGCCGCCTTCGCGACGTCGGAGGACCGGTGGATGGTGGCGGTGCGCATGGTCTCCGAGGGCGTCGACGTGCCGCGCCTCGCCGTCGGTGTCTACGCCACCACCACCGGCACCCCGCTGTTCTTCGCCCAGGCCGTCGGCCGCTTCGTCCGCGCCCGGAAGCGGGGCGAGACCGCGTCGGTCTTCCTGCCCTCGGTGCCCTCGCTGCTCGGCTTCGCCTCCGAGATGGAGGTCGAGCGCGACCACGTGCTCGGACGGAAGGTGACCGACGAGGACGACCTCTTCGCCGCCGAGCAGGACCTCCTCGACCGCGCCAACGCCTCCGAGGCGGCCTCGGCCGAGCTGGAGCAGTCCTACGAGGCCCTGGGGTCGCAGGCCACCTTCGACCGGGTGCTCTACGACGGGGGCGAGTTCGGCCACGCCGGCGAGGTGCACGTGGGGTCGGACGAGGAGATGGACTTCCTCGGCATCCCCGGGTTGCTCGAGCCCGACCAGGTGCGCGAGCTGCTGCACTCGCGCCAGAGCGAGCGGGCCGAGCAGCAGAAGCAGGCGGCGCGCGACGCCGCGCGCGCCGCGGCCGCGCGGGGCCGCGAGGCCGACACCGTCGCCGAGGTGAGCACCCACGAGCAGCTCGCGGTGCTGCGGCGCGAGCTCAACGGGCTGGTCGCCGCGTGGCACCACCGCACGGGCCAGCCGCACGGCGTCACCCACGCCGCGCTGCGCAAGGAGTGCGGCGGGCCGGCGGCCGCGGTCGCCACCGCCGAGCAGCTCCACGCCCGCATCGACCGCATCCGCGAGTGGGCCCTGCGCAAGACCTCGTGA